From one Henriciella marina DSM 19595 genomic stretch:
- the rplK gene encoding 50S ribosomal protein L11, whose translation MAKKLLGQLKLQIPAGSANPSPPVGPALGQRGINIMEFCKAFNAKTESLEKGLPIPVVITYYQDKSFTFTTKTPPASVLLKKAAGLKIGKPNSGAKQPGKDVAGKVTVAQCREIAEAKMVDLNATDLDAATEIIKGSAKSMGLDVVG comes from the coding sequence ATGGCTAAGAAATTGCTGGGGCAACTCAAGCTCCAGATCCCGGCCGGATCGGCCAACCCATCTCCACCTGTTGGTCCAGCGCTAGGTCAGCGCGGCATCAACATCATGGAGTTCTGCAAGGCCTTCAACGCGAAGACCGAGAGCCTTGAAAAGGGTCTCCCGATTCCTGTCGTGATCACGTATTATCAAGACAAGTCCTTCACCTTCACCACGAAGACGCCGCCTGCGAGCGTTCTTCTGAAGAAGGCTGCGGGCCTGAAGATCGGCAAGCCGAACTCAGGTGCCAAACAGCCGGGCAAAGACGTCGCCGGTAAGGTGACGGTCGCTCAATGCCGCGAGATCGCTGAGGCCAAGATGGTCGATCTCAATGCAACGGACCTCGACGCCGCAACTGAGATCATCAAAGGATCTGCGAAGTCGATGGGCCTCGACGTGGTGGGTTAA
- the rplA gene encoding 50S ribosomal protein L1: MAKHGKRYRAAYGNVDVEKTYGVSEAISLVKSNATSKFDETIEVAISLGVDPKYADQMVRGMVSMPAGTGKDVRVAVFARDAKADEAREAGADFVGAEDLMEQVQGGMMDFDRVIATPDMMSVVGRLGKVLGPRGLMPNPKVGTVTPNVAKAVADAKGGSVEFRVEKRGIIHAGIGKASFSESDLENNLKAFVDALMKAKPSGAKGTYMKKIALSSTMGPGIRVDANEAIAAS, encoded by the coding sequence ATGGCAAAGCACGGAAAAAGATATCGCGCCGCTTACGGCAATGTAGACGTCGAGAAGACGTATGGTGTTTCGGAAGCCATTTCGCTGGTGAAATCGAACGCAACGTCGAAGTTCGACGAAACGATCGAAGTCGCAATCAGCCTGGGCGTTGACCCGAAATATGCTGACCAGATGGTCCGCGGCATGGTTTCCATGCCTGCAGGTACGGGCAAGGATGTTCGCGTTGCCGTTTTCGCACGTGATGCGAAGGCTGATGAGGCCCGCGAAGCCGGTGCAGATTTTGTCGGCGCCGAGGACCTGATGGAACAGGTTCAGGGCGGCATGATGGATTTCGACCGCGTCATCGCAACGCCGGACATGATGTCTGTCGTCGGCCGTCTCGGTAAGGTGCTCGGCCCACGCGGTCTGATGCCGAACCCGAAGGTCGGTACGGTCACCCCGAATGTTGCGAAGGCTGTTGCCGACGCAAAGGGTGGTTCGGTTGAGTTCCGCGTCGAAAAGCGCGGCATCATCCATGCCGGTATCGGCAAGGCAAGCTTCTCCGAGTCTGACCTTGAGAATAACCTCAAGGCTTTCGTCGATGCACTCATGAAGGCAAAGCCTTCGGGTGCAAAAGGGACCTATATGAAGAAGATCGCTCTTTCTTCGACCATGGGCCCAGGCATCCGCGTTGACGCCAATGAGGCAATTGCCGCAAGCTAG
- the rplJ gene encoding 50S ribosomal protein L10, giving the protein MDKAGKAESLKMLKGVFEESGVVVIARYTGLTVAEMTKLRGALREQGASLKVVKNRLAKLALDGKGGDQIQDMFQDQTVIAYSPDPVAAAKASAEFAKENDKLVLIGALMDEKVLDADGVQQLAKLPSLDQLRGKIIGLVQAPATKVAGVVQAPAGKLARVFSAYASKDAA; this is encoded by the coding sequence ATGGATAAAGCTGGAAAAGCCGAGTCCCTGAAAATGCTCAAGGGTGTTTTCGAGGAGTCGGGGGTGGTCGTTATCGCCCGCTATACCGGTCTAACTGTTGCGGAAATGACCAAGCTGCGGGGCGCACTGCGAGAGCAGGGTGCATCGCTCAAGGTGGTCAAGAACCGTCTGGCGAAACTCGCGCTCGACGGCAAAGGCGGCGATCAGATCCAGGACATGTTCCAGGATCAGACCGTCATCGCTTATTCTCCAGATCCGGTGGCGGCTGCAAAAGCGTCGGCGGAATTTGCTAAAGAGAATGATAAACTCGTCCTTATCGGTGCGCTGATGGACGAGAAGGTTCTGGATGCCGACGGCGTTCAGCAACTTGCGAAACTGCCATCTCTTGATCAGCTTCGCGGCAAGATTATCGGGCTCGTACAGGCTCCGGCGACCAAGGTCGCAGGCGTCGTCCAGGCCCCTGCCGGCAAGCTGGCCCGCGTCTTCAGTGCTTATGCGAGCAAAGACGCAGCCTGA
- the rplL gene encoding 50S ribosomal protein L7/L12: MSKLEQIVEDLSSLTVLEASELATMLEEKWGVSAAAPVAMAAAAGGGGEAAATEEQTEFDVVLTDGGDKKINVIKAVREVVPGLGLKEAKELVESAPKAIKEGVSKDEAEELKKKFEEAGAKVEIK, from the coding sequence ATGTCCAAACTTGAACAAATCGTCGAGGACCTTTCCTCGCTGACCGTCCTGGAAGCTTCTGAACTGGCAACGATGCTGGAAGAGAAGTGGGGCGTTTCTGCTGCTGCACCGGTCGCTATGGCGGCTGCTGCTGGTGGTGGCGGCGAAGCTGCTGCTACTGAAGAGCAAACCGAATTCGACGTCGTCCTGACCGATGGCGGCGACAAGAAGATCAACGTCATCAAGGCCGTGCGCGAAGTCGTGCCTGGTCTTGGCCTGAAAGAAGCCAAGGAGCTCGTCGAGAGCGCTCCGAAGGCAATCAAGGAAGGCGTTTCCAAGGACGAAGCCGAAGAGCTCAAGAAGAAGTTCGAAGAGGCCGGTGCCAAGGTCGAAATCAAGTAA
- the rpoB gene encoding DNA-directed RNA polymerase subunit beta — protein sequence MALSFTEKKRIRKSFGRIPEAIDMPNLIEVQRSSYEQFLQMHTALAERTDDGLGGVFKSVFPIIDFNERATLEYVSYEFEPPKFDMQECMQRDMTYAAPLKVRLQLVVFDIDEDTGAKSIKEVKEQEVYLGDIPLMTDKGTFIVNGTERVIVSQMHRSPGVFFDHDRGKTHSSGKLLFAARIIPYRGSWLDFEFDAKDILNIRIDRKRKLPATTMLYALGYDTDEIIDLFYTRSIYRLDKSGWIMSFRPEAWKGQKPNYDLVDAKTGKVVAPADRKITALAAKRIVEGGTDELLVPSTALEGKFLGRDIVNRETGEIFGEAGDVLTEELVAELREQGQKSVEILNIDGADRGPWLRNTLKADKNETRFEALSDIYRVMRPGEPPTQEAADALFNQLFFDGERYNLSAVGRVKMNMRLGMALGDAYENAEDTVRILRKDDIVGVMKVILDLKDGKGEVDDIDNLGNRRVRSVGELMENNYRIGLVRMERAIKERMSSVDIDTVMPHDLINAKPVVASVREFFGSSQLSQFMDQTNPLSEITHKRRLSALGPGGLTRERAGFEVRDVHPTHYGRICPIETPEGPNIGLINSLATHARVNKYGFIESPYRKVEKGKLSTEVVYLSAMEEHRFAIAQANAAVNDKGELDNEFVNARVNGEATLVPREEVDYMDVSPKQVVSVAAALIPFLENDDANRALMGSNMQRQAVPLVKSEAPFVGTGMESVVARDSRAAVVARRAGVIEQVDGTRIVVRATEDIDSAKSGVDIYRLAKFRRSNQNSCINQRPIVRVGDEVMAGDIIADGPSTDLGELALGRNVLVAFMPWNGYNFEDSILISERIVKDDVFTSIHLEEYEIAARDTKLGPEEITRDIPNVGEEALRNLDEAGIVAVGAEVKAGDILVGKVTPKGESPMTPEEKLLRAIFGEKASDVRDTSLRVPPGGSGTVVEVRVFNRHGIDKDQRALQIEREQIEQLQEDKEDEQNILERNTYARLRELLVGSEAAAGPKGFKTGKITDEAINELRESQWWEIALKSEKAQGELDFLQGRFNESLRELEARFNDKVDKVQSGDDLPPGVMKVVKVFLAVKRKLQPGDKMAGRHGNKGVISKINPSEDMPFTEDGTPVDIVLNPLGVPSRMNVGQILETHMGWASNGLGRIVQNALDEWNEKHDNKALRDTVQMVYGKEQELPETDEEIVELASNLGNGVPIATPVFDGAREADIVEMLERAGLDSSGQVTLFDGRTGEAFKRKVTVGYKYLLKLHHLVDEKIHARSTGPYSLVTQQPLGGKAQFGGQRFGEMEVWALEAYGAAYTLQEMLTVKSDDTAGRAKVYEAIVRGDDTFEAGIPESFNVLIKEMRSLGLNVELLEANDGDSPVAAE from the coding sequence ATGGCTCTTTCTTTCACGGAAAAAAAACGTATCCGCAAATCCTTCGGTCGTATTCCCGAAGCCATCGACATGCCAAACCTCATCGAAGTGCAGCGCTCCTCTTACGAGCAGTTCCTGCAAATGCATACGGCGCTCGCTGAGCGCACCGATGATGGCCTTGGCGGTGTCTTCAAAAGCGTTTTCCCGATTATCGACTTCAATGAGCGTGCGACGCTCGAATACGTGTCCTACGAATTCGAACCGCCAAAGTTCGACATGCAGGAGTGCATGCAGCGCGACATGACCTACGCAGCGCCGCTTAAAGTGCGGCTGCAGCTGGTCGTCTTCGACATTGACGAGGACACAGGCGCCAAATCAATCAAAGAGGTCAAGGAGCAGGAAGTCTATCTCGGTGACATTCCGCTGATGACCGACAAGGGTACGTTTATCGTGAACGGCACCGAGCGTGTTATCGTCTCGCAGATGCACCGCTCGCCGGGCGTCTTCTTTGATCATGACCGCGGCAAGACCCATTCGTCCGGCAAGCTTCTGTTCGCAGCGCGCATCATTCCGTATCGCGGCTCCTGGCTCGACTTCGAGTTTGATGCCAAGGACATTCTGAACATTCGTATCGACCGCAAGCGCAAGCTGCCGGCGACCACGATGCTCTATGCGCTCGGCTACGACACCGACGAGATCATCGATCTCTTCTACACGCGTTCGATCTACCGGCTCGACAAGAGCGGCTGGATCATGAGCTTCCGCCCAGAGGCCTGGAAAGGCCAGAAGCCAAATTACGACCTTGTCGACGCGAAGACCGGCAAGGTTGTTGCGCCTGCGGATCGCAAGATCACGGCGCTGGCAGCCAAACGGATCGTTGAGGGTGGCACGGACGAGCTTCTCGTGCCGTCGACGGCGCTGGAAGGCAAGTTCCTTGGCCGCGATATCGTCAACCGCGAGACCGGTGAGATCTTTGGTGAGGCCGGCGACGTCCTGACTGAGGAGCTTGTTGCCGAGCTTCGCGAGCAGGGCCAGAAGTCGGTCGAAATCCTGAATATTGACGGCGCTGACCGTGGCCCATGGCTGCGCAACACGCTCAAAGCGGACAAGAACGAAACGCGCTTTGAGGCGCTGTCGGACATCTACCGCGTCATGCGTCCAGGCGAGCCACCGACCCAGGAAGCGGCAGACGCGCTCTTCAATCAGCTCTTCTTTGATGGCGAGCGTTACAATCTCTCCGCTGTTGGTCGCGTGAAGATGAATATGCGTCTCGGCATGGCCCTTGGTGATGCTTACGAGAATGCAGAAGACACCGTGCGCATCCTGCGCAAGGACGACATTGTTGGCGTCATGAAGGTCATTCTCGACCTCAAGGACGGCAAGGGCGAAGTCGATGATATCGACAACCTCGGCAACCGCCGCGTTCGTTCCGTCGGCGAGCTGATGGAAAACAATTACCGTATCGGCCTGGTGCGTATGGAGCGCGCTATCAAGGAGCGGATGAGCTCTGTCGATATCGACACAGTGATGCCGCACGACCTGATCAACGCCAAGCCGGTCGTTGCCTCTGTCCGCGAATTCTTCGGCTCCTCGCAGCTGTCGCAGTTCATGGACCAGACCAACCCGCTGTCGGAAATCACTCACAAGCGCCGTCTCTCGGCGCTTGGCCCAGGTGGTCTGACACGTGAGCGCGCTGGCTTCGAGGTCCGCGACGTTCACCCGACCCACTATGGCCGTATCTGTCCGATTGAGACGCCGGAAGGCCCGAATATCGGCCTGATCAACTCGCTCGCCACCCATGCGCGCGTCAACAAGTATGGCTTCATCGAAAGCCCGTACCGCAAGGTCGAAAAAGGCAAGCTGTCTACCGAGGTCGTCTACCTTTCGGCCATGGAAGAGCACCGCTTCGCGATTGCCCAGGCAAACGCCGCCGTGAACGACAAGGGCGAGCTGGACAATGAGTTCGTCAACGCCCGTGTGAACGGTGAAGCGACTCTCGTCCCGCGCGAGGAAGTCGATTATATGGACGTGTCGCCGAAGCAGGTGGTTTCGGTCGCTGCGGCCCTTATTCCGTTCCTCGAAAACGATGACGCCAACCGCGCCCTGATGGGGTCGAACATGCAGCGTCAGGCTGTGCCGCTGGTGAAATCAGAAGCACCGTTCGTGGGCACCGGCATGGAATCGGTGGTGGCCCGCGATAGCCGCGCGGCGGTCGTTGCGCGCCGCGCCGGCGTGATCGAGCAGGTCGACGGTACGCGTATCGTTGTCCGCGCCACCGAAGATATCGACTCTGCCAAATCCGGTGTCGATATCTATCGTCTGGCCAAGTTCCGCCGCTCCAACCAGAACTCCTGCATCAACCAGCGCCCAATTGTGCGCGTGGGCGACGAGGTCATGGCTGGCGACATCATTGCGGACGGCCCGTCCACCGATCTCGGTGAACTGGCGCTCGGCCGTAACGTGCTCGTCGCGTTCATGCCGTGGAATGGCTACAACTTCGAGGACTCCATCCTCATCTCCGAGCGGATCGTGAAGGACGATGTCTTCACCTCGATCCACCTTGAAGAGTATGAGATCGCAGCCCGCGACACCAAGCTCGGCCCGGAAGAGATCACGCGTGATATTCCGAACGTCGGCGAGGAAGCCCTGCGTAACCTCGACGAAGCCGGTATCGTTGCTGTCGGCGCCGAAGTGAAGGCCGGCGATATCCTCGTCGGCAAGGTCACGCCGAAGGGCGAAAGCCCGATGACGCCGGAAGAAAAGCTTCTGCGCGCCATCTTCGGTGAGAAGGCGTCCGACGTTCGCGACACCTCGCTGCGCGTTCCGCCAGGTGGTTCGGGTACGGTTGTCGAGGTTCGTGTCTTCAACCGTCACGGCATCGACAAGGATCAGCGCGCGCTTCAGATCGAGCGTGAGCAGATCGAGCAGCTTCAGGAAGATAAGGAAGACGAACAGAACATTCTGGAGCGCAACACCTATGCGCGCCTGCGTGAACTGCTTGTTGGAAGCGAAGCTGCGGCTGGCCCGAAGGGCTTCAAGACCGGCAAGATCACCGATGAGGCGATCAACGAGCTGCGCGAGAGCCAGTGGTGGGAAATTGCGCTGAAGTCCGAGAAAGCCCAAGGCGAACTCGACTTCCTTCAGGGCCGTTTCAACGAATCTCTGCGTGAGCTTGAGGCGCGCTTCAATGACAAGGTCGACAAGGTCCAGTCGGGCGATGATCTGCCTCCTGGCGTGATGAAAGTCGTCAAGGTCTTCCTGGCCGTGAAGCGTAAGCTTCAGCCGGGTGACAAGATGGCCGGCCGTCACGGCAACAAGGGCGTGATCTCCAAGATCAACCCATCCGAAGACATGCCATTCACCGAGGATGGCACGCCTGTCGATATCGTTCTGAACCCGCTCGGCGTGCCGTCGCGGATGAACGTCGGGCAGATCCTGGAAACCCATATGGGTTGGGCTTCGAACGGCCTTGGCCGTATCGTCCAGAACGCGCTCGATGAGTGGAACGAGAAGCACGACAACAAGGCGCTCCGCGACACAGTCCAGATGGTCTATGGCAAGGAGCAGGAGCTTCCGGAAACCGATGAGGAGATCGTCGAACTGGCGTCCAACCTCGGCAATGGCGTTCCGATCGCGACACCTGTCTTTGACGGGGCGCGTGAAGCCGACATCGTCGAGATGCTGGAGCGGGCAGGGCTGGATTCGTCTGGTCAGGTCACCCTGTTCGACGGGCGTACCGGCGAAGCGTTCAAGCGTAAGGTAACGGTGGGCTACAAGTATCTTCTGAAGCTTCACCACCTGGTGGACGAGAAGATTCACGCCCGTTCGACTGGTCCTTACTCGCTCGTTACCCAGCAGCCTCTGGGCGGCAAGGCGCAGTTCGGCGGCCAGCGCTTCGGCGAGATGGAAGTCTGGGCTCTCGAAGCTTACGGCGCTGCCTATACGCTGCAGGAAATGCTGACCGTGAAGTCCGATGACACGGCTGGCCGTGCCAAGGTCTACGAAGCGATTGTCCGCGGTGACGACACGTTTGAAGCCGGTATTCCAGAAAGCTTCAACGTGCTCATCAAGGAAATGCGGTCGCTTGGTCTCAACGTTGAACTGCTCGAAGCCAATGATGGTGACTCGCCGGTGGCGGCTGAATAA
- the rpoC gene encoding DNA-directed RNA polymerase subunit beta', producing MRQDVTNIFSNNAPAPSFEAIKISIASPEKIRSWSSGEIKKPETINYRTFKPEREGLFCARIFGPIKDYECLCGKYKRIKYRGIVCEKCGVEVTLAKVRRERMGHIDLAAPVAHIWFLKSLPSRISTLLDMALKDVERVLYFESYVVIEPGLTPLEPSQLLTEEEYMDAQDEHGEDAFTAMIGAEAVRELLRALDLETLADQLRDDLAEATSELKTKKYSKRLKVVESFLASRAKPEWMIMTIVPVIPPDLRPLVPLDGGRFATSDLNDLYRRVINRNNRLKRLMELRAPDIIIRNEKRMLQESVDALFDNGRRGRVITGTNKRPLKSLSDMLKGKHGRFRQNLLGKRVDYSGRSVIVVGPNMKLHECGLPKKMALELFKPFIYARLDAKGLAGTVKAAKKLVEKEKPEVWDILEEVIREHPVMLNRAPTLHRLGIQAFEPKLIEGKAIQLHPLVCAAFNADFDGDQMAVHVPLSLEAQLECRVLMMSTNNILSPANGKPIIVPSQDIILGLYYLSLDKEDEPGTFKTDKDGRPVQGIYSDMAEIEHALHAGHLSLHAKIKARFEGVDEEGTEEIRIIDTTPGRYMIASLLPKMKGMRAELVNDLMTKKAISKLIDEVYRNCGQKATVIFCDKLMELGFREACKAGISFGKDDMKIPAAKAKLVADTRDQVSEYERQYAEGLITRGEKYNKVVDAWSTCTDKVADAMMDAAGEAEINKETGRQEETNSVFMMAHSGARGSKNQMKQLAGMRGLMAKPSGEIIETPIVSNFKEGLTVLEYFNSTHGARKGLADTALKTANSGYLTRRLVDVAQDCIVNEDDCGTDKGIMLAPVMEGADITVSISERILGRTTGWDVNNPKTGELICPANTYVDEALAATIEAAGVDEIKVRSPLTCETKTGVCVACYGRDLARGTIVNRGEAIGVIAAQSIGEPGTQLTMRTFHIGGAASVAEESSVESSFVGTISFEEADTVTRKDKTLVVVGRQMSVSVIDADGRTRQTFKPSYGTRLYTKDGAKVKPGDKLADWDPFAQPLISEMSGTAKLIDVVDGMSAREETDEATGISSRVIVDYRGSKGNELRPSVLITDDKGEAKMLPNGTEARYLLSPGAILSINDGDEISSGDSLARTSTGGAKTKDITGGLPRVAELFEARRPKDNAVIADIDGRVSYLRDYKNKRKIGIIPEEEGVEPVEYLVPKNKRISFQDGDFIRRGEYLVDGNPAPQDILGSLGIEALAEYLVDEVQKVYRLQGVPINDKHIEVIVRQMLQKIEITDPGTTTLLKGEHVDQLELEEANASVRRSRKQDQREASGVPVLLGITKASLQTRSFISAASFQETTRVLTEAALQGKVDTLEGLKENVIVGRLIPAGTGGGMRNFRRVAATRDTKLKAKRRDAAEKAAAALPAPDAAE from the coding sequence ATGCGCCAAGACGTAACCAACATTTTCAGCAACAACGCCCCGGCCCCAAGCTTCGAGGCGATCAAGATCTCCATTGCCAGCCCGGAGAAAATCCGGTCCTGGTCATCGGGCGAGATCAAGAAGCCTGAAACGATCAACTACCGGACCTTCAAGCCAGAGCGCGAAGGCCTCTTCTGTGCCCGTATCTTTGGTCCGATCAAGGATTATGAGTGCCTCTGCGGCAAGTACAAGCGCATCAAGTATCGCGGCATTGTCTGCGAAAAATGCGGTGTCGAAGTCACGCTGGCCAAGGTTCGCCGCGAGCGGATGGGTCACATCGATCTGGCTGCGCCGGTTGCCCATATCTGGTTCCTGAAATCTCTGCCGTCCCGTATTTCGACGCTGCTCGACATGGCGCTGAAAGACGTCGAGCGCGTTCTCTATTTTGAGAGCTATGTCGTGATCGAGCCGGGTCTCACCCCGCTTGAGCCTAGCCAGCTGCTCACTGAAGAAGAGTATATGGACGCTCAGGACGAGCATGGTGAGGATGCCTTCACTGCCATGATCGGCGCTGAAGCTGTTCGTGAGCTGCTGCGTGCGCTCGATCTTGAAACGCTGGCTGACCAGCTGCGGGACGATCTTGCTGAAGCCACAAGCGAGCTGAAAACCAAGAAATATTCCAAGCGCCTCAAAGTTGTTGAGTCGTTCCTGGCATCGCGTGCGAAGCCGGAATGGATGATCATGACGATCGTTCCTGTCATCCCGCCAGACCTGCGCCCGCTGGTGCCGCTGGATGGTGGCCGCTTTGCGACGTCCGATCTCAACGATCTCTATCGCCGCGTGATCAACCGTAACAACCGCCTGAAGCGCCTTATGGAGCTTCGTGCACCGGACATCATCATCCGGAACGAGAAGCGCATGCTTCAGGAATCCGTTGATGCGCTGTTCGACAATGGTCGTCGTGGTCGTGTCATCACGGGCACCAACAAGCGTCCGCTGAAATCGCTCTCCGACATGCTGAAAGGTAAGCACGGCCGTTTCCGTCAGAACCTTCTCGGTAAGCGCGTCGACTATTCTGGCCGGTCGGTCATCGTGGTCGGCCCGAACATGAAGCTGCATGAATGCGGCCTGCCGAAGAAGATGGCGCTCGAGCTGTTCAAGCCGTTCATCTATGCGCGTCTCGACGCCAAGGGCCTCGCAGGCACCGTCAAGGCTGCCAAGAAGCTCGTTGAGAAAGAAAAGCCGGAAGTCTGGGACATCCTCGAAGAGGTCATCCGCGAGCATCCGGTCATGCTCAACCGTGCACCGACGCTTCACCGTCTCGGCATTCAGGCATTCGAACCGAAACTGATCGAAGGTAAAGCCATCCAGCTTCACCCGCTGGTCTGCGCCGCGTTCAACGCCGACTTTGACGGCGACCAGATGGCCGTTCACGTTCCGCTCTCGCTGGAAGCCCAGCTTGAGTGCCGCGTCCTTATGATGTCGACAAACAACATTCTGTCGCCAGCAAACGGCAAGCCGATTATCGTGCCCTCGCAGGATATCATTCTCGGCCTCTACTATCTGTCGCTCGACAAGGAAGACGAGCCAGGGACGTTCAAGACCGACAAGGATGGCCGTCCGGTTCAGGGCATCTATTCCGACATGGCGGAAATCGAGCACGCGCTTCACGCCGGTCACCTCTCGCTGCACGCCAAGATCAAGGCGCGCTTTGAAGGTGTCGATGAAGAAGGCACTGAAGAGATCCGCATCATCGATACGACACCAGGCCGCTATATGATCGCGTCCCTGCTGCCGAAGATGAAGGGTATGCGCGCCGAGCTGGTCAACGATCTGATGACCAAGAAGGCGATCTCCAAACTCATCGACGAGGTCTACCGGAACTGCGGTCAGAAGGCGACGGTCATCTTCTGTGACAAGCTCATGGAGCTTGGTTTCCGTGAAGCCTGCAAGGCTGGCATTTCGTTCGGCAAGGACGATATGAAGATCCCGGCGGCCAAGGCCAAACTGGTTGCTGATACGCGTGACCAGGTGTCCGAGTATGAGCGTCAGTATGCCGAAGGCCTCATCACGCGTGGCGAGAAGTACAACAAGGTTGTCGACGCATGGTCGACCTGTACGGACAAAGTCGCTGACGCGATGATGGACGCTGCCGGTGAAGCTGAGATCAACAAGGAAACCGGACGTCAGGAAGAAACCAACTCGGTCTTCATGATGGCGCACTCCGGTGCCCGTGGTTCGAAGAACCAGATGAAGCAGCTGGCCGGTATGCGCGGCCTGATGGCCAAGCCGTCTGGCGAGATCATCGAGACGCCGATCGTGTCGAACTTCAAGGAAGGCCTGACCGTCCTTGAATACTTCAACTCGACCCACGGTGCCCGTAAGGGTCTGGCCGATACGGCTCTGAAGACCGCTAACTCCGGTTACCTCACCCGCCGTCTGGTCGACGTCGCCCAGGACTGCATCGTCAACGAAGACGATTGCGGCACCGACAAGGGCATCATGCTCGCACCGGTCATGGAAGGCGCGGACATCACTGTCTCGATCTCGGAGCGTATTCTCGGCCGGACAACCGGCTGGGATGTGAACAATCCGAAGACGGGCGAGCTTATCTGTCCGGCCAACACCTATGTGGACGAAGCGCTTGCTGCGACCATCGAGGCGGCTGGTGTCGATGAGATCAAGGTCCGCTCCCCGCTGACCTGTGAGACCAAGACCGGGGTCTGTGTGGCCTGCTACGGCCGTGACCTGGCTCGCGGTACGATCGTCAACCGCGGCGAGGCCATCGGTGTCATCGCGGCCCAGTCGATCGGTGAGCCTGGTACCCAGCTGACCATGCGGACCTTCCACATCGGCGGCGCAGCCTCCGTTGCAGAAGAAAGCTCGGTCGAATCCTCGTTCGTCGGCACAATCAGCTTTGAAGAAGCCGATACGGTGACGCGCAAGGACAAGACCCTTGTCGTTGTCGGTCGCCAGATGTCGGTCTCCGTCATCGATGCCGACGGCCGGACACGCCAGACCTTCAAGCCAAGTTACGGTACGCGTCTCTACACCAAGGATGGCGCGAAGGTGAAACCAGGCGACAAGCTCGCTGATTGGGATCCATTCGCACAGCCGCTGATTTCCGAGATGTCCGGTACCGCCAAGCTGATCGACGTTGTCGATGGCATGTCGGCCCGCGAGGAAACCGATGAAGCAACGGGCATCTCGTCCCGCGTGATTGTCGATTATCGTGGCAGCAAGGGCAACGAGCTTCGTCCGTCCGTCCTGATCACCGATGACAAGGGTGAAGCCAAGATGCTGCCAAACGGCACCGAGGCCCGCTACCTGCTGTCACCAGGGGCAATCCTCTCCATCAATGATGGCGATGAGATCAGCTCAGGCGACAGCCTTGCACGGACCTCGACAGGCGGCGCCAAGACCAAGGACATCACCGGTGGTCTGCCGCGTGTTGCTGAGCTCTTCGAAGCCCGGCGTCCGAAGGACAATGCGGTCATCGCCGATATTGACGGGCGTGTGTCCTATCTCCGCGACTACAAGAACAAGCGGAAGATCGGCATTATTCCTGAAGAGGAAGGCGTCGAGCCGGTCGAGTATCTCGTGCCCAAGAACAAGCGTATCTCGTTCCAGGATGGCGACTTCATTCGCCGCGGGGAATACCTCGTCGACGGTAACCCGGCGCCGCAGGATATTCTTGGCTCCCTTGGTATCGAAGCGCTGGCCGAATATCTCGTTGATGAGGTCCAGAAGGTCTATCGCCTGCAAGGTGTTCCGATCAACGACAAGCACATCGAGGTGATCGTTCGCCAGATGCTGCAGAAGATCGAGATCACCGACCCAGGTACGACGACGCTGCTCAAGGGCGAGCATGTCGATCAGCTCGAGCTGGAAGAAGCGAACGCATCGGTCCGCCGGTCGCGCAAGCAGGACCAGCGTGAGGCATCGGGTGTTCCAGTGCTCCTTGGTATCACCAAGGCGTCGCTCCAGACCCGCAGCTTCATCTCGGCAGCCTCCTTCCAGGAAACGACGCGTGTGCTGACCGAAGCGGCCCTGCAGGGCAAGGTCGATACACTCGAAGGCCTGAAAGAGAACGTCATCGTTGGTCGCCTCATTCCGGCAGGTACCGGTGGGGGCATGCGGAACTTCCGCCGTGTCGCCGCAACACGTGATACGAAGCTGAAGGCAAAGCGTCGCGATGCCGCCGAAAAGGCAGCTGCAGCACTTCCGGCACCAGACGCCGCGGAATAG
- the rpsL gene encoding 30S ribosomal protein S12 codes for MPTIQQLIRNPRKPKPARSKTPALKGNPQRRGVCTRVYTTTPKKPNSALRKVAKVRLTTGFESLCYIPGEGHNLQEHSVVLIRGGRVKDLPGVRYHILRGVLDTQGVKNRKQRRSHYGVKKPK; via the coding sequence ATGCCCACGATTCAACAGCTCATTCGCAATCCGCGCAAGCCAAAGCCTGCGCGTTCCAAGACACCAGCCCTGAAGGGCAACCCGCAACGTCGGGGCGTCTGCACGCGCGTCTATACGACGACGCCGAAGAAGCCGAACTCGGCACTTCGGAAAGTCGCGAAGGTCCGTCTCACCACGGGGTTCGAATCGCTGTGCTACATCCCGGGTGAAGGCCATAACCTCCAGGAGCACTCCGTTGTGCTGATCCGTGGTGGTCGTGTGAAAGACCTTCCGGGTGTGCGTTACCACATCCTGCGCGGCGTCCTTGATACCCAAGGCGTCAAGAATCGTAAGCAACGCCGCTCGCATTACGGCGTGAAGAAACCGAAATAA